In Streptomyces sp. NBC_00433, a single genomic region encodes these proteins:
- a CDS encoding endonuclease/exonuclease/phosphatase family protein, which yields MTQAQSSTDAAAGGDGTPEPARGGGRDRVLERFLRWWRPAGMWRRGIVLAAASVLLTVVLFSHSTIPNRIGNLGSLLETFLPWLGLALPVLFVLAVLRRSTTALIALLLPSLVWLNLFGGLLIDKSESGGDLTVVTHNVNAENPDPDGTARDLVAAGADVVALEELAESQAPRYARDLKAAYPFHSVQGTVGLWSKYPISGVRPVDIKMGWTRAMRAAVSMPDGKVAVYVAHLPSVRVKFDAGFTAGQRDSAADSLGEAIAAEPLHSVVLLGDLNGTMNDRALASVTSQMRSTQGAAGNGMGFSWPAGLPMARIDQIMVKGAEPRSSWTLPRTGSDHLPIAARLQLPR from the coding sequence ATGACCCAGGCGCAGAGCAGCACGGACGCGGCCGCGGGCGGCGACGGCACGCCGGAGCCCGCGCGGGGCGGTGGGCGGGACCGGGTCCTGGAGCGCTTCCTGCGCTGGTGGCGCCCCGCCGGGATGTGGCGGCGGGGCATCGTGCTGGCCGCCGCGAGCGTGCTGCTCACCGTCGTGCTGTTCTCGCACTCCACGATCCCCAACCGGATCGGCAACCTCGGCAGCCTGCTGGAGACGTTCCTGCCCTGGCTCGGCCTGGCGCTGCCGGTGCTGTTCGTGCTGGCGGTGCTGCGGCGCTCCACGACCGCCCTGATCGCGCTGCTGCTGCCGTCCCTGGTGTGGCTGAACCTCTTCGGCGGGCTGCTCATCGACAAGTCCGAGTCCGGCGGCGACCTGACGGTGGTGACGCACAACGTCAACGCCGAGAACCCGGACCCCGACGGCACCGCGCGGGACCTGGTCGCCGCCGGGGCCGACGTCGTGGCGCTGGAGGAGCTGGCCGAGAGCCAGGCGCCCCGGTACGCGCGGGATCTCAAGGCGGCGTATCCCTTTCACTCGGTGCAGGGCACGGTCGGGCTGTGGAGCAAGTACCCGATCAGCGGGGTGCGGCCGGTGGACATCAAGATGGGCTGGACGCGGGCGATGCGGGCCGCGGTGAGCATGCCGGACGGGAAGGTCGCCGTCTACGTGGCCCATCTGCCGTCGGTGCGGGTGAAGTTCGACGCCGGTTTCACCGCCGGGCAGCGGGACAGCGCCGCCGACTCGCTCGGCGAGGCCATCGCGGCGGAGCCGCTGCACAGCGTCGTGCTGCTCGGCGACCTCAACGGCACCATGAACGACCGGGCGCTGGCGTCGGTCACCTCGCAGATGCGCTCCACCCAGGGCGCCGCGGGCAACGGCATGGGCTTCAGCTGGCCGGCCGGCCTGCCGATGGCACGGATCGACCAGATCATGGTCAAGGGCGCGGAGCCCCGGTCGTCCTGGACCCTGCCGAGGACCGGCAGCGACCACCTCCCGATCGCGGCCCGCCTCCAACTGCCGCGGTAG
- a CDS encoding TetR/AcrR family transcriptional regulator, with protein MTGPDTTAVPRGRPRDAAVGHKVVETVLRLIAEGTPFGDLTMEGIAREAGVGKATVYRRWASKDALLLDAMAAVDSPALPVLPGTSFRDDLVVAVETIRRRGLAKRDSAMLRNMLTQVQNNPELWRRYHETVIATRRAALRRLLERGIALGAVRAELGSELDVLVDFVTGPMLVRTAFHQDAPLEEGLSERVVDLILRGIAPDPPP; from the coding sequence GTGACCGGACCGGATACGACGGCCGTGCCGCGCGGACGCCCGCGCGACGCGGCCGTCGGCCACAAGGTCGTCGAGACCGTCCTGCGGCTCATCGCCGAGGGGACGCCCTTCGGCGACCTGACGATGGAGGGCATCGCCCGCGAGGCCGGCGTCGGCAAGGCCACGGTCTACCGGCGGTGGGCGAGCAAGGACGCGCTGCTGCTCGACGCGATGGCCGCCGTGGACAGCCCCGCGCTGCCGGTGCTGCCCGGCACGTCCTTCCGCGACGACCTGGTCGTCGCGGTCGAGACGATACGTCGGCGCGGCCTGGCCAAGCGGGACTCCGCGATGCTGCGCAACATGCTGACGCAGGTTCAGAACAACCCGGAGCTGTGGCGGCGCTACCACGAGACGGTCATCGCCACGAGGCGTGCCGCGCTCCGCCGGCTGCTGGAGCGGGGCATCGCCCTGGGCGCGGTCAGAGCGGAACTGGGCTCGGAGCTGGACGTGCTGGTCGACTTCGTCACCGGCCCGATGCTCGTCCGCACCGCCTTCCACCAGGACGCCCCGCTGGAGGAGGGCCTCTCCGAGCGGGTGGTCGACCTCATCCTGCGCGGCATCGCCCCCGACCCGCCTCCGTAG
- a CDS encoding glycoside hydrolase family 13 protein yields the protein MADTPQPEADENWWRGAVIYQVYPRSFADSNGDGTGDLAGVRSRLPYLAELGVNALWFCPWYPSPMADGGYDVADYRDVEPVFGTLAEAEKLISEALALGIRTIIDIVPNHISAAHPWFREALAAGPGSAARERFWFRPGRGEHGELPPNNWPSQFGGPAWTRTTDQDGEPGDWFLNLFDSEQPDLNWNDPQVRAEHEDILRFWFDRGAGGVRIDSAAMVSKDPGLPDLTEEPGVPHPYVDRDELHDIYRGWRSIADSYPGARILVGEVWLPDAERFARYLRPDEMHTAFNFDFLACPWEPARLRTSIDTTLAAHAPVSAPATWVLCNHDVTRTVTRYGRADTGFDFATKAFGIPTDLDLGTRRARAAALLTLALPGSVYLYQGEELGLPEVEDIPLNKLQDPMYLRSADTNPGRDGCRVPLPWGGSASPFGFSPAGAAAEPWLPQPADWASRTAEAQAADPDSMLSLYRAAMRLRRAEAGLGDGTFEWLDSAPGVLAFRRSPEFVCVLNLADSPAQLPEGTVLLASGPLAEGRLPADTAVWLRG from the coding sequence GTGGCAGACACCCCTCAGCCCGAGGCCGACGAGAACTGGTGGCGCGGCGCGGTCATCTACCAGGTCTATCCGCGGAGCTTCGCCGACAGCAACGGTGACGGGACCGGTGATCTCGCCGGTGTGCGGTCCCGGCTGCCGTATCTGGCCGAGCTGGGCGTCAACGCTCTGTGGTTCTGCCCGTGGTATCCGTCGCCGATGGCCGACGGCGGCTACGACGTCGCGGACTACCGGGACGTCGAGCCGGTCTTCGGCACGCTCGCCGAGGCCGAGAAGCTGATCTCGGAGGCCCTCGCGCTGGGTATCAGGACGATCATCGACATCGTGCCGAACCACATATCCGCCGCGCACCCGTGGTTCCGCGAGGCGCTCGCCGCCGGACCCGGTTCGGCGGCGCGGGAGCGCTTCTGGTTCCGCCCGGGACGCGGCGAGCACGGCGAACTGCCGCCGAACAACTGGCCCTCGCAGTTCGGCGGCCCGGCGTGGACCAGGACCACCGACCAGGACGGCGAGCCCGGCGACTGGTTCCTGAACCTCTTCGACTCCGAGCAGCCGGACCTCAACTGGAACGACCCGCAGGTCCGCGCCGAGCACGAGGACATCCTGCGCTTCTGGTTCGACCGCGGCGCCGGCGGTGTGCGCATCGACTCCGCCGCCATGGTGTCCAAGGACCCCGGCCTGCCCGACCTGACCGAAGAGCCGGGTGTGCCGCACCCGTACGTCGACCGGGACGAGCTGCACGACATCTACCGCGGCTGGCGGTCGATCGCCGACTCCTACCCCGGCGCGCGCATCCTGGTCGGCGAGGTGTGGCTGCCGGACGCGGAGCGCTTCGCGCGGTATCTGCGGCCCGACGAGATGCACACCGCCTTCAACTTCGACTTCCTGGCCTGTCCCTGGGAGCCGGCCCGGCTGCGTACGTCCATCGACACGACGCTGGCCGCGCACGCGCCGGTGAGCGCGCCCGCCACCTGGGTGCTGTGCAACCACGACGTGACGCGTACGGTGACCCGCTACGGGCGGGCCGACACCGGCTTCGACTTCGCCACCAAGGCCTTCGGCATCCCGACCGACCTGGACCTCGGCACCCGCCGGGCGCGGGCCGCGGCCCTGCTCACGCTGGCGCTGCCCGGCTCGGTCTACCTCTACCAGGGCGAGGAGCTGGGGCTCCCCGAGGTCGAGGACATCCCGCTGAACAAGCTCCAGGACCCGATGTACCTGCGGTCCGCCGACACCAATCCGGGCCGCGACGGCTGCCGGGTGCCACTTCCGTGGGGGGGTTCCGCGTCGCCGTTCGGGTTCAGCCCGGCCGGGGCCGCCGCAGAGCCGTGGCTTCCGCAGCCGGCCGACTGGGCGTCCCGTACGGCCGAGGCGCAGGCCGCCGACCCGGACTCGATGCTCTCCCTCTACCGTGCGGCCATGCGCCTGCGGCGCGCGGAGGCGGGGCTCGGCGACGGCACCTTCGAGTGGCTGGACTCCGCTCCCGGCGTGCTGGCCTTCCGGCGCTCCCCGGAGTTCGTCTGCGTCCTGAACCTGGCGGACTCCCCCGCGCAGCTCCCCGAGGGTACGGTGCTGCTGGCCAGCGGGCCTCTCGCGGAGGGGCGCCTCCCCGCGGACACGGCGGTCTGGCTGCGGGGCTGA
- a CDS encoding carbohydrate ABC transporter permease has protein sequence MADFSTANRTLISSATLARPRGKVVYWTVLSVVLVVFTLVFVGPLYWMITSGFKSVHEVVQNPPTLVPKDSHPANYKTAWTQLKLAKLLWNTFYYAFGALAFQLVFDVSAAYALSKLRPVMGNVVLGAMLATLMIPSAVLIIPQYMTVLDLPLLHLNLINHPWAIWLPTVANGFNIFLLKRFFDSIPNDLMAAAAIDGAGPMRTLLSIVLPMSRPILGVVSIFAVVNVWKDFLWPMLVEPDPAKQPINIGINSLSQGVPQNVLIAALAISALPTLLIFLLFQRNIMSGLTAGSLKG, from the coding sequence ATGGCAGATTTCTCTACCGCGAACCGGACGCTGATCTCGTCCGCGACCCTGGCGAGGCCCCGGGGAAAGGTCGTCTACTGGACCGTGCTGTCCGTGGTGCTCGTGGTCTTCACGCTGGTCTTCGTCGGACCGCTCTACTGGATGATCACCAGCGGCTTCAAGTCCGTGCACGAGGTGGTGCAGAACCCGCCGACCCTGGTGCCCAAGGACTCCCACCCGGCCAACTACAAGACGGCGTGGACCCAGCTCAAGCTCGCCAAGCTGCTGTGGAACACCTTCTACTACGCCTTCGGCGCGCTGGCCTTCCAGCTGGTCTTCGACGTGTCGGCCGCCTACGCGCTGTCCAAGCTGCGCCCGGTGATGGGCAACGTGGTGCTCGGCGCGATGCTGGCCACCCTGATGATCCCGTCGGCGGTGCTGATCATCCCGCAGTACATGACGGTGCTCGACCTGCCGCTGCTGCACCTCAACCTGATCAACCACCCCTGGGCGATCTGGCTGCCGACGGTGGCCAACGGCTTCAACATCTTCCTGCTCAAACGGTTCTTCGACTCGATCCCGAACGACCTGATGGCCGCGGCGGCCATCGACGGGGCCGGGCCGATGCGCACCCTGCTGTCGATCGTGCTGCCGATGTCCCGGCCGATCCTCGGTGTGGTGTCGATCTTCGCCGTGGTCAACGTCTGGAAGGACTTCCTCTGGCCGATGCTGGTGGAGCCCGACCCGGCCAAGCAGCCGATCAACATCGGCATCAACTCGCTCTCGCAGGGCGTACCGCAGAACGTGCTCATCGCCGCGCTCGCCATCTCCGCGCTGCCGACCCTGCTGATCTTCCTGCTCTTCCAGCGCAACATCATGTCCGGCCTGACCGCCGGCAGCCTCAAGGGCTGA
- a CDS encoding extracellular solute-binding protein encodes MSRIRYRRLVAVALVAGIGLTGAACSSSDKKDDGGSKASSSSAGTPLDPKTKVTISVDCMPPTTKKPERKQWLDDIAEFHKTYPNVTINSKDTFPCEDTDKFTAQLQGSSETDVFYSYVTDLNQVLDAGQAADITGYVNDKTVPNLKDIDPNVLAILKDDGKLYGLPTTNYSMGLVYNRKIFKDAGLDPDKPPTTWDEIRTDAKAIQDKLGSKGIHGFFEYGAGNQGGWHLTSALYGAGNNVVSDDGTKAAFNGPEATSILQTIHDMRWVDNSMPSSAGKAWGESQKAMGAGQIGMYLAAPDDIQLMVQQYGSNFNDLGMAPIPGGKTSLMGGNDYFFKKSDSPDQIKAGIAWINFKFLTLKKGQFNYARNKTDGIPVGLPQPFFFTGQSKATDTADKTQYATVPVANYKSYVDAQVPVKGEPPNAQKLYTVLDTVMSGVLSNKSADISKLLSSAETQANQLLAAGQ; translated from the coding sequence ATGAGCAGAATCCGCTACCGCAGACTGGTGGCAGTCGCGCTGGTCGCAGGCATCGGATTGACCGGTGCCGCATGTTCCTCCAGCGACAAGAAGGACGACGGCGGCAGCAAGGCGAGCAGCTCCAGCGCCGGTACGCCCTTGGACCCGAAGACCAAGGTGACGATCAGCGTCGACTGCATGCCGCCCACCACCAAGAAGCCCGAGCGCAAGCAGTGGCTGGACGACATCGCCGAGTTCCACAAGACGTACCCGAACGTGACCATCAACAGCAAGGACACGTTCCCCTGCGAGGACACGGACAAGTTCACCGCCCAACTGCAGGGCTCGTCCGAGACCGACGTCTTCTACAGCTACGTCACGGACCTCAACCAGGTCCTCGACGCCGGCCAGGCCGCCGACATCACCGGCTACGTCAATGACAAGACGGTGCCGAACCTCAAGGACATCGACCCCAACGTCCTGGCGATCCTGAAGGACGACGGCAAGCTCTACGGCCTCCCGACGACGAACTACTCGATGGGCCTGGTCTACAACCGCAAGATCTTCAAGGACGCCGGCCTCGACCCCGACAAGCCGCCGACCACGTGGGACGAGATCCGCACCGACGCCAAGGCCATCCAGGACAAGCTCGGCAGCAAGGGCATCCACGGCTTCTTCGAGTACGGCGCGGGCAACCAGGGCGGCTGGCACCTGACTTCGGCGCTTTACGGCGCGGGCAACAACGTGGTCAGCGACGACGGCACCAAGGCGGCCTTCAACGGCCCCGAGGCCACCTCGATCCTGCAGACCATCCACGACATGCGCTGGGTGGACAACTCCATGCCGTCCAGTGCCGGCAAGGCGTGGGGCGAGAGCCAGAAGGCGATGGGCGCGGGCCAGATCGGCATGTACCTCGCCGCGCCCGACGACATCCAGCTGATGGTCCAGCAGTACGGTTCCAACTTCAACGACCTGGGCATGGCGCCGATCCCCGGCGGCAAGACCTCGCTGATGGGCGGCAACGACTACTTCTTCAAGAAGTCGGACTCCCCGGACCAGATCAAGGCCGGCATCGCCTGGATCAACTTCAAGTTCCTGACCCTGAAGAAGGGCCAGTTCAACTACGCGCGCAACAAGACCGACGGCATCCCGGTCGGCCTGCCGCAGCCCTTCTTCTTCACCGGCCAGTCCAAGGCCACGGACACCGCGGACAAGACCCAGTACGCGACCGTCCCGGTGGCGAACTACAAGTCCTACGTGGACGCGCAGGTCCCGGTCAAGGGTGAGCCGCCGAACGCGCAGAAGCTCTACACCGTGCTCGACACCGTGATGTCCGGCGTCCTCAGCAACAAGAGCGCCGACATCAGCAAGCTGCTCTCGTCCGCGGAGACGCAGGCGAACCAGCTGCTGGCCGCCGGCCAGTAA
- a CDS encoding NAD+ synthase — translation MPQLRLALNQIDARVGDIAGNAESVVRWTRHAAGQGAHLVAFPEMMLTGYPVEDLALRSSFVEASRSALVELAGRLQAEGFGELPVVVGYLGRSQDARPRFGQPAGAPQNCAAVLHRGKVALRFAKHHLPNYGVFDEFRYFVPGDTMPVIRVRGVDVALAICEDLWQDGGRVPGARAAGAGLLLSVNASPYERDKDDTRLDLVRKRAQEAGCTLVYLAMVGAQDELVFDGDTIAVSPDGDVIARAPQFAEDCVLLDLELPAAPAEAPSGRVADGLEIRHVTLSEEPVAPYAPQFTGEVAERLADDAEVYGALVTGLRAYVEKNGFRSVLIGVSGGIDSALVAAVACDAVGADNVYGVSMPSAYSSDHSRGDAAELARRTGLNFRTVPIAPMFDAYMASLSLTGLAEENLQSRLRGVTLMAISNQEGHIVLAPGNKSELAVGYSTLYGDSVGAYGPIKDVYKTTVFRLARWRNSVAQAKGETPPIPENSISKPPSAELRPGQVDTDSLPDYDVLDRVLELYVDRDQGREAIVAAGFDADLVTRILKLTDTAEYKRRQYPPGTKISAKGFGKDRRLPITNRWREGEPS, via the coding sequence GTGCCTCAACTACGACTCGCCCTGAATCAGATCGACGCCCGCGTCGGCGACATCGCCGGGAACGCCGAGTCGGTCGTGCGCTGGACCCGGCATGCGGCCGGGCAGGGAGCCCACCTGGTGGCCTTCCCCGAGATGATGCTCACCGGATACCCGGTGGAGGACCTGGCCCTGCGGTCGTCGTTCGTCGAGGCGAGCCGCAGCGCGCTGGTGGAGCTGGCCGGGCGGCTCCAGGCCGAGGGGTTCGGCGAGCTGCCGGTCGTGGTCGGCTACCTGGGCCGCAGCCAGGACGCCAGGCCGCGGTTCGGCCAGCCGGCCGGCGCCCCGCAGAACTGCGCCGCGGTGCTGCACCGCGGCAAGGTGGCGCTGCGGTTCGCCAAGCACCACCTGCCCAACTACGGCGTCTTCGACGAATTCCGCTACTTCGTTCCGGGCGACACCATGCCGGTGATCCGGGTCCGCGGGGTCGACGTGGCGCTGGCGATCTGCGAGGACCTGTGGCAGGACGGCGGCCGGGTTCCCGGCGCCCGCGCGGCCGGCGCCGGCCTGCTGCTGTCGGTCAACGCCTCGCCCTACGAGCGGGACAAGGACGACACCCGGCTCGACCTGGTGCGCAAGCGGGCCCAGGAGGCCGGCTGCACACTGGTCTACCTGGCGATGGTCGGCGCGCAGGACGAGCTGGTCTTCGACGGCGACACCATCGCGGTCTCGCCGGACGGCGACGTGATCGCCCGTGCCCCGCAGTTCGCCGAGGACTGCGTGCTGCTCGACCTGGAGCTGCCGGCCGCGCCCGCCGAGGCCCCGTCCGGCCGGGTGGCCGACGGCCTGGAGATCCGCCACGTGACCCTGTCCGAGGAGCCGGTGGCGCCGTACGCACCGCAGTTCACCGGCGAGGTCGCCGAGCGGCTCGCGGACGACGCCGAGGTCTACGGGGCGCTGGTCACCGGCCTGCGCGCGTACGTGGAGAAGAACGGCTTCCGCTCGGTGCTGATCGGCGTGTCCGGCGGTATCGACTCGGCCCTGGTCGCGGCCGTCGCGTGCGACGCGGTCGGCGCGGACAACGTCTACGGCGTGTCGATGCCGTCGGCCTACTCCTCCGACCACTCCAGGGGCGACGCGGCGGAGCTGGCCCGCAGGACCGGGCTGAACTTCCGCACGGTCCCGATCGCCCCGATGTTCGACGCGTACATGGCGTCGCTGTCGCTGACCGGGCTGGCCGAGGAGAACCTGCAGTCCCGGCTGCGCGGGGTGACGCTGATGGCGATCTCCAACCAGGAGGGCCACATCGTGCTCGCGCCGGGCAACAAGAGCGAGCTGGCGGTGGGCTACTCGACCCTCTACGGCGACTCGGTGGGGGCCTACGGCCCGATCAAGGACGTCTACAAGACCACCGTCTTCCGGCTGGCCCGCTGGCGGAACTCGGTGGCGCAGGCCAAGGGCGAGACGCCGCCGATCCCGGAGAATTCCATCAGCAAGCCGCCGAGCGCCGAGCTGCGCCCCGGCCAGGTCGACACCGACTCGCTGCCGGACTACGACGTGCTCGACCGCGTCCTTGAGCTGTACGTGGACCGCGACCAGGGCCGGGAGGCGATCGTCGCGGCCGGCTTCGACGCGGATCTGGTGACCCGCATCCTGAAGCTGACCGACACCGCCGAGTACAAGCGGCGGCAGTACCCGCCGGGTACGAAGATCTCCGCGAAGGGCTTCGGCAAGGACCGCAGGCTGCCGATCACCAACCGCTGGCGCGAGGGCGAGCCGTCCTGA
- a CDS encoding MFS transporter, protein MADNPTFTVPEAVHRRRWAILTVLLFSLLVVVLDNSILNVAMKTIAQPKPTGLGATQSQLEWAINSYTLVFAGLLFTAGLLGDRLGRKKVLLFGMLVFGIGSALSASAGSAGELIAFRGLMGFGGAFIMPATLAIIMNVFQREEQPKAIGIWAGVVGLAIAIGPITGGLLLQHFWWGSVFLVNVPIVIAGLIAMFVLVPDSKDPRPGKLDPVGVLVSMAGLVLLIYGIIKGGQAGDFTKPEVWVTVLGGVLVLAGFVWFEKRSDHPALDVTYFKKRQFSASVAAIGLVFFALMGVTFFIVFYTQSVRGYSALQSGLLLLPLAAAQMVFAPRARLLVDRFGARAVCAAGMTMTGVSFLGFLLLGADTPIWVLEVLFFLMGTSMAHVMPPATVMIMSSLPREKAGSGSAINNVFRQVGGAIGVAVLGSLMSTVYRNGINSHLGGLPAPARHSAGESVEATLGVAAKLGPKGQGLVEPAHQAFIHAMHVTAAASGGVALVGALVVVVFLPGKARPAAAEPGGETELTMAGAEQ, encoded by the coding sequence ATGGCCGACAACCCGACTTTCACCGTCCCTGAGGCGGTACACCGCCGGCGCTGGGCGATCCTCACCGTGCTGCTGTTCAGCCTGCTGGTCGTGGTGCTGGACAACTCGATCCTCAACGTGGCGATGAAGACGATCGCGCAGCCGAAACCGACCGGGCTCGGCGCGACGCAGAGCCAGCTGGAATGGGCGATCAACTCCTACACCCTGGTCTTCGCCGGCCTGCTGTTCACCGCGGGCCTGCTGGGCGACCGGCTCGGCCGCAAGAAGGTGCTGCTCTTCGGCATGCTGGTCTTCGGCATCGGCTCCGCGCTGTCGGCGTCGGCCGGGTCCGCCGGCGAACTGATCGCCTTCCGCGGCCTGATGGGCTTCGGCGGCGCCTTCATCATGCCCGCGACGCTGGCCATCATCATGAACGTCTTCCAGCGCGAGGAGCAGCCCAAGGCGATCGGCATCTGGGCCGGCGTCGTGGGCCTGGCCATCGCGATCGGGCCGATCACCGGCGGCCTGCTGCTCCAGCACTTCTGGTGGGGCTCGGTCTTCCTGGTGAACGTGCCGATCGTGATCGCCGGCCTCATCGCGATGTTCGTCCTCGTCCCGGACTCGAAGGACCCCAGGCCCGGCAAGCTCGACCCGGTCGGCGTGCTGGTGTCCATGGCGGGCCTGGTGCTGCTGATCTACGGCATCATCAAGGGCGGTCAGGCCGGCGACTTCACCAAGCCCGAGGTGTGGGTGACCGTGCTCGGCGGTGTGCTGGTCCTGGCCGGCTTCGTCTGGTTCGAGAAGCGCAGCGACCACCCGGCGCTGGACGTCACGTACTTCAAGAAGCGGCAGTTCTCCGCCTCCGTCGCCGCCATCGGCCTGGTCTTCTTCGCACTGATGGGCGTGACCTTCTTCATCGTCTTCTACACCCAGTCCGTACGCGGCTACAGCGCCCTGCAGTCCGGCCTGCTGCTGCTCCCGCTGGCCGCGGCCCAGATGGTCTTCGCGCCCAGGGCGCGGCTGCTGGTCGACAGGTTCGGCGCGCGGGCGGTCTGCGCGGCCGGTATGACGATGACCGGCGTGTCCTTCCTGGGCTTCCTGCTGCTCGGCGCGGACACCCCGATCTGGGTGCTCGAAGTGCTGTTCTTCCTGATGGGCACGTCCATGGCGCACGTCATGCCGCCCGCCACCGTGATGATCATGTCGTCGCTGCCGCGGGAGAAGGCCGGCTCTGGCTCCGCGATAAACAACGTCTTCCGCCAGGTCGGCGGGGCGATCGGCGTCGCCGTGCTGGGCTCGCTGATGTCCACGGTCTACCGCAACGGCATCAACAGCCACCTCGGCGGCCTGCCCGCGCCCGCCCGGCACTCCGCGGGGGAGTCCGTCGAGGCCACGCTCGGCGTCGCCGCGAAGCTCGGCCCCAAGGGGCAGGGCCTGGTCGAGCCCGCCCACCAGGCCTTCATCCACGCCATGCACGTCACGGCGGCCGCCTCCGGAGGTGTCGCCCTGGTCGGCGCGCTGGTGGTGGTGGTCTTCCTGCCCGGCAAGGCCAGGCCCGCGGCCGCCGAGCCCGGCGGTGAGACGGAACTGACGATGGCCGGGGCGGAGCAGTGA
- a CDS encoding sugar ABC transporter permease produces the protein MAATTVPDKTTRRHAGRAAGPRARGGRGGISRKLSQNVQAYGFLIGAILCFGFFSWYPMVREFIMSFQSTKRGVTSWVGFKNIKTVYHDPYFWTAWKNTGMFTLYALLLGFAVPFLVAILLNELRHARAYLRILVYLPVMLPPVAGALLFKYFYNPEYGLFNRILKIFHLPTSQWLDSSHTALISVVVAATWMSMGSATLIYLAALQNIPGELYEAADLDGAGLWSKIWHVTIPQTRLVLSLMLLLQIVATMQEFTNVFLMAGGNGPENSTMTVVYMVYQYGYHYNNFGGAAALGLFLLLVLAGFSGLYARINRNSD, from the coding sequence ATGGCGGCGACGACCGTCCCCGACAAAACAACCAGGCGCCACGCCGGGCGCGCCGCAGGTCCTCGGGCCCGAGGCGGCCGGGGCGGCATCAGCCGCAAACTGAGCCAGAACGTCCAGGCCTACGGGTTCCTGATCGGGGCGATCCTCTGCTTCGGGTTCTTCTCGTGGTATCCGATGGTCCGGGAGTTCATCATGAGCTTCCAGTCGACCAAGCGCGGTGTGACCAGCTGGGTCGGGTTCAAGAACATCAAGACCGTCTACCACGACCCGTACTTCTGGACGGCGTGGAAGAACACCGGGATGTTCACGCTCTACGCCCTGCTGCTCGGCTTCGCGGTGCCCTTCCTCGTCGCGATCCTGCTCAACGAACTGCGGCACGCACGGGCCTATCTGCGCATCCTGGTGTATTTGCCCGTCATGCTCCCGCCGGTGGCGGGCGCACTGCTTTTCAAGTACTTCTACAACCCCGAATACGGCCTGTTCAACCGCATTCTCAAGATATTCCACCTGCCGACGTCACAGTGGCTCGACTCGTCGCACACCGCACTGATCTCGGTGGTCGTCGCGGCGACGTGGATGAGCATGGGCAGCGCCACGCTGATCTACCTGGCGGCGCTGCAGAACATACCCGGTGAGCTGTACGAGGCCGCCGACCTGGACGGCGCGGGCCTGTGGAGCAAGATCTGGCACGTGACGATCCCGCAGACGAGGCTGGTCCTCTCGCTGATGCTGCTGCTGCAGATCGTGGCGACCATGCAGGAATTCACCAACGTCTTCCTGATGGCCGGCGGAAACGGTCCCGAGAATTCCACGATGACCGTGGTCTACATGGTCTACCAGTACGGCTACCACTACAACAACTTCGGTGGCGCGGCCGCGCTCGGCCTCTTCCTGCTCCTGGTGCTCGCCGGATTCTCCGGCCTGTACGCGCGGATCAACCGGAACAGCGACTAG